The genomic region AAGGCAATATTCAGTTGGATTTTGGCAGAAGAGTAGATTTTTAGTAAGCTGGCCCTGCCACTGGAAAGCCAATGGGATGTCACGGATAAAGTGTCAGCTTAGGCTCCAGGAGACCAAGGTTCAAACCCTCCGCAGCCATGAAGCCCATTGGGTAGCCTTGGGTCAGATGGTCTCATTCAGTCTAACCTGCTTCACGGGCTGCTGTGGGAACCAAAGAAAGAATAAGGTATACAGGCCAGAGCTTCTTGGAGAAATAAGTAAGCCAATACATACATTGTTCCATCTTTCCCTCCCATCAGGGCTGATGGGACTTTTTGCTAATTTATAATAGTACACACTCCAGAGTCAATATTAGTTTCTGGCAAATAAATTCAGTCATAGTTACACAGACAGGGTTATGACAATGTTAGTTATCATAAGAGTGTCCCAAGCAGCTTTTCCATCAGCCACTCAGGTGTAGTAATGACAGTGGTGAGTTCTGAAATGCAGACTGGCTGTTAAGAGTTCCTTGGTGACGATGGTCTCAAATGAATGGATATTTGTGCTGCCTTTCTACTATATCGCTTCTATGAATGTTAAAATGGGACAGTGGCATTTCTAAATCTACAAGGGGTTCGTTTGTCCtcctggaaatctttttttttttttgctcaaagcAAAAGGCATCTGTGATAAAGAAGTAAGACACCAAGAGCATGAATGTCACGGAAACAGCAACAGCTGTCGACGTGAAATCAAGAAGCTGTTTCTAtgcagtggagcaaaaaaaaatgtacctCATTAGGGCTAATCTGAAAATAAGGGAGCATCCATAGTGAGCCTACTCTTGAATCCCTCTAAATGACAAGTCTGATGTGATTAAATAGGCCTTACTCATGAGGAAGTGCCTTTATGGTTGCAGCTTAAATTTCAGTAGTTCTTTCGATTTGCACaaatgtttggtttggttttgggttttttggcCATCAGGTGACTTTTGCACCGGGTGGTAGTTCACCTGTATCCTGGTTTTTATGAAGGTTTCAGCAGATATTTTGATCCCAAACTAGGCCTTTTGAGCATGTTACAAGTTAAGTGGACCTGCAGTCTGGACGCCTGCCGAACCTGTTGAAACCTTGACCTTCATGTCAATAGCTATTGAAAGACTGCATCAGCCAAAATAAGGGTGGGGGGAATACCTCATGGTGGAAAAGGCAGCCTTTGGACTCTGTCCTTGGTGCGGCTGAGAGAAACAACGAAATATGAAATGCAGCTCAGTTTTCCATCATGCAAACTGGTTTTTGAACCAGAGACTAATGCAGGGAATCGTTCAGACTCAGTTCGCTGGGCGTGCTCCTGCTCATGTTGGTGAGACTGGCCATAAGGGATTTCACTTTGTAGGCATAGTAATCCCTCAGGTTGACCGAAGGGACCACCTTCATCCCATCGTCAAAATCACAGCTCCTCATTGCACTTTCTAGCTGCTTCTGGCGCTTATAGAAATGAGAGAACTTGTTGAAGATGAGCGTGATTGGGAGGACTACAACCAGGATGCCAGCAAGGATGCAGGCGGAAGCCGTCAGCCTGCCTGCTGTGGTCACCGGGACAACGTCTCCGTAGCCCACTGTGGTCATGCTAACTGTAGCCCACCACCAGCAAGCAGGGATCGTTTCCAGGcctctgttttcttccttttcaaTTGTGTAGGCCACGACAGAGAAGATGGAGATCCCAACGGAGAGGTACAGCAAGAGAAGCCCTACCTCCCTATAACTATACTTGAGAGTAGCTCCGAGGGACCTAAGGCCTGTTGAATGTCTAGCAAGTTTTAAGATGCGGAATATCCTCATGAGTCTCAGGACTTGGGCTACTCTGCCTAGGTTCGCTAAAGCAGGGCTACTTTCCACTACCAAGTTAACAATTAAGGTGACGTAAAATGGAAGGATGGACATGAGATCAATCAGGTTTAGGGCATGCTTAAAAAACTTCAAGAAGTCTGGCGCGACTGCAAATCTGGCCACCAGCTCAAAGGTAAACCACGCAATGCCGAAATGTTCCACAATTTCAAACCGGGGGTCTTCTTCAGTACTCCCATTGCTGCGAACAATCTGAAAGTCCGCCAGGCTGTTCAGGCACATGGTGACGATGGACCCCAGAACAACCATGATGGAAAGGACGCTAAATATTCGGCTCAAGACGGAATAGCCAGGGTTGTCTAGGGCTAGCCAGAGCTGCCGCCTGACTTTCCCAAATGGTTGCTTGTCGAACTTAGCAGCGTCATTGTAGAAAGCCAGGATCTCATCGAAGGAAGAAGTGGTGCTTTCCTGGTCACTGTGGTCTTCCCATTTCTCTTGGTTGGGTTCCATCTTCCTTCCATGGTAGCTGTAGCTGCAGCAAGAGTCAATGAAGAATTCATTGATCCCCCAATATTCAATCTCCTGGCTGAAGGAAAAGACACAGAGCTCGCCCATCACGTGAAGCTTGCCGGTGTTATAAAAATGCAACACGTATGGGAAAAGTTCAGGGTTCCTGTCAAAGTAGAACTCGTTCTTGGCGTCATCGTAATCATCGCAAAGCTCGAGGATCGACTCCTTGGAATGGCAGTTCAGCAGCTTGCCCAGCCTGGTTTCCGGGAATCTCAGCAAGGTGTTTGATCTCATCTTTTTCTTAAAGCCCCCAACATTGATGCTGATTTCATTGTCTTCAAAAGCAACATCTGATAAATCCCTCAGACTCAGGCCTGTCATGGTGAGTTTCTTCCAGAGCAATGTGGGGCAGgggaagaaggcctggaggataattaaAGGAGGCAATCAGAGTTAATTAGCACGGCGGGGAACTGCATATATTTAATATGTGGCTCATCCGGCTCTAAGGCGGTTGCACACCACACAACCCACGCCCCTTTAGAGCATCCCGCACCATCTCGCTCCTTGGCGATAGAGCTTTTGTCACTAGCTGGAGGGGCCGGACTCACTAATTCAGGGTGAATCACAAATTAACAACTCGCCTTTACTTACGCCTTCCTCGCTCCCTCCTCGCTGGCACCTCCCTTGACAATGCCCTgggccagggttagtcaaccggtggtcctcctgatgtccatggactacaattcccttgagcccctgctagcaaacgctggcaggggctcatgggaattgtagtccacgaacacctggaggaccacaggttgactacccctgccccaggctACGATGCCGGGCTTCGCCTCTGGAGCGCCCGTGCTCCCTCCTTGAACGGGAGCGCAAACAGAGCAGAGCTGGATGTTAATGGCCGGAGGGGCGGCGggggttagggggggggggtccaaagagCCCCTCCGCCCCAGGAGCGGCGCTcgcagtgccccctccccctccccgtcggATCCCGGGCGGCTCCCGGAGCCTCTTGCCCTTTTCGTCCAGGGGGACGCGGCTCCGGCACGACAAAGACCGACGACGCCCGCCTGTTgttcccgccccgccccgcctcgCCCCCAGAgccccccgggcggctcgccccGGCCCTCTCACCTCAAGGGCTGCGGCGGGGAGCCGGCGGGGCGGCGTCCGAGTGGCCCGCGTCCGTGGCCGGCATGGCCGGGGCGGCTCCCTCGGTGGGCGCCGAGAGCGGCGCGTCGTCTCACCTGGgcgcggcagcagcagcagcagccaggcaggagcCGCCGGTGCCCGGCAAGAGACCCGCCCGCCGCCGCGCCGTGGTGCTGAACGGACAGCTCCTCTCCCCCGTCAGCCccaggcagccgccgccgccgcagcaggagcaggagcaggagcaggaggagcagtCATGGCGACCACCGGCAGCCCCTCGCCCGCGCCCGCgccagccccgccccgcccccggagCCCCGCTCGCCGGGATGCGCAGCCGCCGGGGCTGGCCGCGGACAGACTGGGCTCTCTCCCGGGGGCCGAAGGGACCCTCCTCCCGGCACCGCCCCTCTCCCTCAGGGTCTCTCCCTGGTCCCGGCGGCTCCGGGGCCACCTTGCGGGCGTGTGTGGCGCGCTGGGGGGCTTACCGACGAGCGCCCGGCGGGAAGAGGGGCGTGGGGCTGGAGCCAGCCGGCGGAAGGCAGATCGGCCGGAGGGATGGGGCTGCCAAGGGCTGCCTGACAGAGtcgcccccccctctcccctccacgGCTCTTCCAGCCGTAGCCTCTTTGCCCCCCTATAGGGCTCAGAAGGGCAATGGGCAGGCCAATGGAAGCCCCCGCGGCTCCCCAGGCTGGCCGAGGCTGGTCCTGCTTATAGGCAAGGTGGCTCCAAAGCCAAGGAGGCTCCAAAGCAAGTACTTTCCTGTTTTGGCAGAAAGAAATATCAGGCGGGATTCTTTCCTAATTCTAGAACttgcagggtgggggtggaggtgggaaagggggaATCACCCCCTTAAATTTATTCTTATTAGCTTTCGAGTGGACAAAGAGAAACCCTGTTCCTGGAAGCCCTGGTTAAGCCACTCTCTCCTCTAGAACAACATGGTGGCCACTGGCTTAGCTGGATTCACCGAGTGGTGAAGTCTATCAGCAGTTATTTGCCATGAAAGCTCAAAGGAACTTTCTTGTAAGCAGCCGGTAGGGAAGCCAGGAGGCTGCTGCATTTATGAGAGTGGGAGGGACGGAGAGAGGGAGTGAGCAGGTCCAGGTTTGGTCCAGGGTTCACCTGTCTGAAGAAGTATATGCTCTTGAGTCTGGGAAACAGGTAGAAAACACGGGGCCCAACATGCTTCCCCGTTTCTAGCATCCTACTCAACGAGGGCAGAAACCCTTTTCTTTGCTCCTCCCAGCCCTCCTGCACTCAGATCTCCACCCTTAAGTGGAGACAGATCTGAAGGGTGGAGGCACCCTATGTAGATGCACCCTATGCAGCTTGACTGCAGcccagtagctccttaaagaccaacaaggttttgtgCGTGGGAAATTTTGGAAGTCACACAGCCCCTTCCACCCGAAATCCTTTCACCAAGTAGCTGAAtaagggagctttgacccttgAAAGCCCAAGCCCAGAACACCTTGGTGTGGGACTCTAATCTAGCTCTGAAACTGCCTTAATTTTTAGGTCCTGACTGATGACAATCTAGAAGGACACAAACTGGTTCACACAATTACCTGCCAAAGGTACTTTCCTGTGCTGGCGGGACAGGAAGAGGACTCCTTTCCACCCTCTTGTGCAATGAAGCAGCTCTGCCCAAATGCTTCCCATCAAGGAGAAATTCTCCTCTGGATCTGGTTTCTGCATGGAGTATCCACATGATGTGTTATGCTACATGAGTATCAGAGAGGACATATGCAGCCACTCCTCTGACTTGGACCAGGGGTTGCTGGCTAGATAAGCAGCCAGTGGTTCTTGTGGTCACCAGAATTAATTTCTGCTTTGGTACAGAGTAGGCGACCGAGCTTGCATATATCAGGCAGACGTGTTCCTTCTTTGTAAATAACCCAGACACGCGGTGACCTTTCTCTGTGCTTCTCACACCATGACTCATAGCTCTTTTGGATCTTTCACTAGCAGAAGACACAGTAAGAGGAAGATCCGGGTAGAACAGCGGTGTGATGGGGGCAGCAAATCAGACCCAACCAAGCTCAACAGAAAGTCCCAGAACAGGAAGCTGtccctttgtttttcttcttttttcttgccCCCTGGACCCCTTAGGCCGTTTGATCCTGCTGCAGACCTGTGAGGTCATCCCTGTTCCATCCCTGAGGATCCTTTAGGCTTTCTGACCATGTATTGGGTGGGCATACCATAAAACCCCAGCCTGTCCTGTAAGTGGAATGCATTTAGTTCTCTTCAGGCAACACATTTCCAAAGGATTCCACCTGAACAGCAACTGAGAGtcaacacacattcacacacacatacaagaggCCCTTAAACCCATTTTGtgttttaaagaatattttgcaTTCTACAGCCTTCAAACCTTATAAAATGTTCTGTCCTGAAAAGCATTTACTTACATGGAAAGGTTCTATGGAAATCAAAAGGCTAgggtttcttaatttttttatcattgaacaccccctgaaacattcttcaggtctcAAAAAACCCCAGGAATGGCACAATCattgaagaatatggttgggaagcatatctgtgtatatgcccacctggggcccctccccttcccacccactccaggaccatcattggccagaggtgatagcctttggtATAgcctgcttggtatagtggttaggagtgcagactcctaatctggcgagccgggtttgattccccactcctccttcacatgcagccagctgggtgaccttgggctcatcacagcactgataaagctgttctgaccaagcaggaatataagcacactctcagcctcacctccctcaaagggtgtctgttgtggggagaggaaagtgaaggtgactgtaagctgctctgagattccttcgggtagagaaaagtggcatagaagaaccaactcttcttcttccttccagggcgatcaagagaccccagggtttcacaaaaccctggttgagaaagcctgcagtaggGCAAAGACACTCTAAAGCttctaccctggaaatcttgttggcctttagGCTGCTACTTAACTTTTGCTGTATGGAAATCGGTGGCATTTCTTCCcaagtatgtatttatttagcagGCATTTGTCCCAGAAGGTGCAATTTGTTCCAGAAGGTGCAAAGTCAGTGGTAGAACTGGGACATTCAAGTTGCTCTATGTAACTCCCCCAGATGCCCTAGCCATTCATGCCCTTCACTCCAGTCAGAACAGCTGAGTTGACTTCATGTGGCTCTTCACGAGCATCCTTAGTCCCTGAATTCAGAGGAGTGGAAAACAGCAGAGAGAATGTtcctttatttagaagaagaagagttggttcttatatgccacttttccctacccgaaggaggctcaaagtggcttacagtcgccttcccattcctctcctcacaacagacaccctgtgaggtgggtgaggctgagagagccctgatatcactgcccggtcagaatagttttatcagtgctgtggcgagcccaaggtcacccagctggttgcatgtgggggagcgcagaatcgaacctggcatgccagattagaagtccgaactcctaaccactacaccaaactggctctcaaagtctTCACTGCACATATACAAGTTTGCTGTGTAGTTTTGATCTCCTATCTAGGGCGGGATAATTCTGTCTGGCAACGGAACATGCTAGAAAAATCACAATTAAGAAACTGCCGGTTTAATTCCCCCTGTGGCAGAAATAAGGGGACAGAATACACTGGAGATTAACCATCAGGGCAGCCTCAGTTTATGTGCCTGCATCGGCTGCTAGGG from Paroedura picta isolate Pp20150507F chromosome 9, Ppicta_v3.0, whole genome shotgun sequence harbors:
- the KCNS2 gene encoding delayed-rectifier potassium channel regulatory subunit KCNS2, translated to MTGLSLRDLSDVAFEDNEISINVGGFKKKMRSNTLLRFPETRLGKLLNCHSKESILELCDDYDDAKNEFYFDRNPELFPYVLHFYNTGKLHVMGELCVFSFSQEIEYWGINEFFIDSCCSYSYHGRKMEPNQEKWEDHSDQESTTSSFDEILAFYNDAAKFDKQPFGKVRRQLWLALDNPGYSVLSRIFSVLSIMVVLGSIVTMCLNSLADFQIVRSNGSTEEDPRFEIVEHFGIAWFTFELVARFAVAPDFLKFFKHALNLIDLMSILPFYVTLIVNLVVESSPALANLGRVAQVLRLMRIFRILKLARHSTGLRSLGATLKYSYREVGLLLLYLSVGISIFSVVAYTIEKEENRGLETIPACWWWATVSMTTVGYGDVVPVTTAGRLTASACILAGILVVVLPITLIFNKFSHFYKRQKQLESAMRSCDFDDGMKVVPSVNLRDYYAYKVKSLMASLTNMSRSTPSELSLNDSLH